The Pseudomonas bijieensis DNA window CATTTGCTGCTGTCGGCGTCCGCGCACCTGAGTGTGCGCAAACCGCGCGGCGCCCTTCCGGCGGCAATAGGCATTCTGTTGCTGATCGCCTCCTTCCTGACCCAGAACACTGTCCGCGAAGTGCCGTCGCCCTATGCTCCTGGCGCGGCGCAGCACCAGGTCCTCCCCGACTGACGGACTTTGCCTCAACCCATCGTGCTATAGGGCGTTGCGTGCGAAGTCGATGAAGACTCCCGAACCGCTGACCGAGCGGCCAGCGCAGTAAGGACAGCGGCAACGCCCAGCACGGCCGCACTGGTTTCGAAGGTCGCACGATAGCCACTCAGATCAAACAGAACACCGCCCACTGTCGCGCCCGCCGCGATGGCGAGCTGGACGATCGCCACCATCAAGCCACCCCCGGCTTCGGCATCGTCCGGTAGCGTACGCGCCAGCCAGGTCCACCAGCCTACGGGAGCCGCGGTGGCCACCAGGCCCCAGAGGCCGAGCAACAGGGCCGTGATCGTCACTGAACCGCCGAACCAAACAAGGGCAATGGCGATGACGGCCATCAACAGGGGAATGACGACGAGCGTCCGATACAGACCGTTTTTCAGGAATGCGCCGATCAGGAATGTTCCCAGGAAGCCTGCCACCCCGATCACCAGCAACAGGATGGAAAGCATGGACACACTCACCTGTGTCACCGTTTCAAGGAACGGTCGCAGATACGTGAACAGCATGAACTGGCCCATGAAAAATGTGCTGACCGCCAGCATGCCCAGCGCGACCGGAGCCCGGGTCATCAACCTGAAGACATTGGTACTGCCCTGCTTCGCCTGCGAAGGCATGGCCGGCAGGCGTAACAGCAGCCAGACCAGAGCGACGGCAGCAACGGGCACAATGCAGAAAAACGCGCCACGCCAACCGATGATCGCCCCAAGGAAGCTGCCCAGCGGCGCAGCAATCACGGTTGCCAGGGCATTGCCACCATTGACGACGGCCAGTGCCTGCGGAACCTGGTTGTCCGGCACCAACCGCATGGCCGTGGCCGCCGACAGCGACCAGAAGCCACCAATCGCAACACCGATCAACGCGCGCGCCACCATGAATGTGGCGTAGTTGGGCGCCAGTGCGGCCACCGTTCCAGAAACGATCATCAACAGGGTCAATCCTGACAGTAACCACTTACGGTCGACCCGGGCGGCAATCGAAGCAATGAACAGACTGGTGATCAGGGCAAAGGCACCAGAGACGGC harbors:
- a CDS encoding MFS transporter codes for the protein MTDNSLPQGQPAWGAVFAMALAAFVLVASEFMPVSLLTPVAAALQVSEGQAGQGIAVSGAFALITSLFIASIAARVDRKWLLSGLTLLMIVSGTVAALAPNYATFMVARALIGVAIGGFWSLSAATAMRLVPDNQVPQALAVVNGGNALATVIAAPLGSFLGAIIGWRGAFFCIVPVAAVALVWLLLRLPAMPSQAKQGSTNVFRLMTRAPVALGMLAVSTFFMGQFMLFTYLRPFLETVTQVSVSMLSILLLVIGVAGFLGTFLIGAFLKNGLYRTLVVIPLLMAVIAIALVWFGGSVTITALLLGLWGLVATAAPVGWWTWLARTLPDDAEAGGGLMVAIVQLAIAAGATVGGVLFDLSGYRATFETSAAVLGVAAVLTALAARSAVRESSSTSHATPYSTMG